The following DNA comes from Streptococcus pasteurianus.
CGCATGCTAAAAAAGAAGCTGACGATGAGGAAGAAAAAGACTCCCAGTCTGAAAAGAAAGCTGACAAAGCAACAACCAACGGTGATGCTGACGAACAAGAACTCGTTTTAAAAAAAGAGAAAAAACAAAAAGCAAAACAAGCTAAAAAAGCCAGAAAAGAAAAAAAGAAAAAAGAGCAAACGGAACTGACGCCTCTTCAAAAAGCAAGACGTCGTGCTTATCCTGTTCTTATTGTTGCTGGTGCAGTTTTGCTAATATCGCTCTTTTTGGTAACGCCTCTTAGCAAGCAAAAAACAGTCACAGTTTCGGGAACATCAACAACAACGTCTGATGCTGTTTTGACTGCGTCAGGCATAAAAAGCTCAGATTATTTCTTCTCGCTGATTTTTAACCATTCAGCGTATGAAAAAAGCATTTTGAAAAACGATAAAATGATCAAAGAAGCTAAAATCATTTATCATTTTCCGAATAAATTCACGATAAAAGTGAAAGAATATGATATTGTGGCTTATGCTCAGACGGATGATGGCTACCAACCAATTCTTGAAAACGGAACTCGCCTTGATGTTGTTGGAGCGTCTGAATTGCCTGATACTTTCCTGACTATCAATCTTTCTTCTGAAAGTGATATTCAAAAATTGATAAAAGCTTTTTCAAAATTGGATAAAGATTTAGTTAGTCAAATTCAAATTGTTAGCTCTGTGAATTCTTCGACGACAGCTGATTTACTTCTTTTGGAAATGCATGATGGCAATACCGTTCGTGTACCATTGTCAGAAATTGTTGAGAAATTACCTTACTACATGAAAATTAAGGGAAATCTGACAGAAACCAGCATTGTTGATATGGAAGTCGGTATTTATACAACGACAGAAACTATTGAGTCCGAAGCTGCCGCTGAAAAAGAAAGTTCTAGCTCAGAATCAAGTGGTGAAAATACAGATTCTAGTGATACCGAATCAACAACAGAATCTAGTGAGGAA
Coding sequences within:
- a CDS encoding cell division protein FtsQ/DivIB, which produces MTKEKEQDKKESKTQNDEKLALTEWQKRNIEFLKKKEAEEAEKKKRQEKLRLERTPHAKKEADDEEEKDSQSEKKADKATTNGDADEQELVLKKEKKQKAKQAKKARKEKKKKEQTELTPLQKARRRAYPVLIVAGAVLLISLFLVTPLSKQKTVTVSGTSTTTSDAVLTASGIKSSDYFFSLIFNHSAYEKSILKNDKMIKEAKIIYHFPNKFTIKVKEYDIVAYAQTDDGYQPILENGTRLDVVGASELPDTFLTINLSSESDIQKLIKAFSKLDKDLVSQIQIVSSVNSSTTADLLLLEMHDGNTVRVPLSEIVEKLPYYMKIKGNLTETSIVDMEVGIYTTTETIESEAAAEKESSSSESSGENTDSSDTESTTESSEETQTESSDTEVSTETFAVDGASDNNSTTEENPNNITSGMQVDQQ